The Malus domestica chromosome 10, GDT2T_hap1 genome contains a region encoding:
- the LOC103449797 gene encoding probable CoA ligase CCL6, translated as MDFIVKVEEPRPAANGRPSAGPAYRSIYAKDGLMELPEGLESPWQFLSDSAKKYPSNPMLGRRQVTDTKVGPYVWLTYQEVYDAAIRMGSAIRSRGVNPGDRCGIYGSNCPQWLTAMEACNSQAITYVPLYDTLGANAVEFIINHAEVSIAFVQENKLPAVLSCLPNCSTNLKTIVSFANVSSAQKEEAEGLGVSCFSWEEFSQLGNADCELPPKRRTDICTIMYTSGTTGEPKGVRISNGAIMSEVLSVEQLLFLTDRVCTEEDSYFSFLPLAHIYDQIMESYCIYKGSSVGFWRGDVRFLLEDLQELMPTMFCGVPRVYDRIYSGIVNKVSSGGVLKKTLFQYAYNYKLANLEKGLPQEKAAPLLDKLVFDKIKQALGGRVRILLSGAAPLPRHVEEFLRVTSCSTLSQGYGLTESCGGSFTSIGNVFPMIGTVGVPITTIEARLESVPEMGYDALSSVPRGEICLRGTTLFSGYHKREDLTEEVLVDGWFHTGDIGEWQADGAMKIIDRKKNIFKLSQGEYVAVENIESKYLQCPLITSIWVYGNSFESFLVAVVVPDPKALEDWAAEHHLTDDFKSLCQNPKASKYILDELNSTGQKQQLRGFELLKAVHLEPKPFDMERDLITPTFKLKRPQLLKYYKDRIDTLYSEGKGARV; from the exons ATGGATTTCATAGTGAAGGTTGAGGAACCGAGGCCAGCTGCCAACGGGAGGCCGTCAGCGGGGCCGGCGTATCGGAGCATTTACGCTAAGGATGGTCTCATGGAGTTGCCGGAGGGGTTGGAGTCTCCTTGGCAGTTTTTGAG TGACTCTGCTAAGAAATATCCGAGCAACCCAATGCTTGGGAGGCGGCAGGTCACCGATACAAAG GTGGGTCCGTATGTGTGGCTTACGTATCAAGAGGTTTATGACGCTGCCATTCGAATGGGTTCAGCCATCAGAAGCCGCGGTGTCAATCCT GGAGATCGTTGCGGTATATATGGATCAAACTGCCCCCAGTGGCTTACTGCAATGGAG GCCTGTAATAGCCAAGCCATAACATACGTTCCACTCTATGACACCCTCG GTGCTAATGCGGTTGAGTTCATCATCAATCATGCTGAAGTTTCAATAGCTTTTGTTCAAGAAAACAAACTCCCTGCT GTTCTGTCATGCCTTCCAAATTGTTCTACCAATTTAAAAA CAATTGTCAGCTTTGCAAATGTTTCTAGCGCTCAAAAGGAGGAAGCTGAAGGACTGGGGGTATCTTGTTTTTCTTGGGAGGAATTCTCTCAGTTG GGAAATGCAGATTGTGAACTACCTCCGAAACGGAGGACTGACATTTGCACAATCATGTATACAAGCGGAACAACTGGAGAACCAAAAGGTGTACGTATTAGTAACGGAGCAATTATGTCAGAAGTATTGTCTGTGGAGCAACTACTATTTCTAACAGATAGAGTG TGTACGGAAGAAGATTCATATTTTTCCTTTCTTCCATTGGCCCATATATATGATCAAATAATGGAGAGCTATTGCATCTACAAAGGATCCTCTGTAGGTTTCTGGCGAGGA GATGTCAGATTTCTACTCGAGGACCTTCAGGAACTAATGCCTACTATGTTTTGTGGGGTACCTAGAGTGTATGATCGCATATACTCTG GTATTGTCAACAAAGTTTCATCTGGGGGTGTATTGAAGAAGACATTATTCCAATATGCTTATAACTA CAAGTTGGCGAATCTGGAAAAGGGTCTCCCACAAGAAAAAGCAGCACCCCTCTTGGACAAACTTGTCTTCGATAAG ATAAAACAAGCGTTAGGGGGACGAGTTCGTATATTGTTGTCTGGTGCTGCCCCTTTGCCTAGGCATGTGGAGGAATTTTTGAGGGTCACCAGCTGCAGCACTTTATCACAAGGATATG GCCTTACTGAAAGCTGTGGTGGTAGCTTCACGTCCATTGGCAATGTTTTTCCTATGATTGGAACTGTCGGTGTCCCTATCACAACTATTGAAGCAAGGCTTGAGTCAGTGCCAGAAATGGGATACGATGCACTTTCCAGTGTGCCCCGTGGAGAGATTTGCCTGAGAGGAACAACCTTGTTTTCTGGTTACCATAAGCGAGAAGATCTAACAGAGGAAGTCCTTGTTGATGGGTGGTTTCATacag GTGACATTGGAGAATGGCAGGCAGATGGAGCAATGAAAATCATAGATAGGAAAAAGAATATATTTAAACTATCGCAAGGTGAATATGTTGCGGTAGAAAACATTGAAAGCAAATACTTGCAATGCCCTCTTATCACATCG ATTTGGGTATATGGGAACAGCTTTGAGTCGTTTCTTGTTGCTGTGGTGGTCCCTGACCCTAAGGCGTTGGAGGATTGGGCAGCAGAGCATCACTTGACcgatgatttcaaatcattatGTCAAAACCCGAAGGCAAGCAAGTACATTTTGGATGAGCTCAATAGTACTGGTCAGAAACAGCAA CTCCGAGGTTTTGAGCTGTTAAAAGCGGTTCACTTGGAACCGAAGCCCTTTGACATGGAGAGGGATCTCATTACTCCAACATTCAAACTGAAGAGACCACAGCTGCTTAAATATTACAAG GACCGTATTGATACACTGTACAGCGAAGGAAAAGGAGCAAGGGTATGA